The Pseudomonadota bacterium DNA segment CGTAAAGCCCGCCGACTTCACTGTTGAGACCGGTTCCGAGCAGGCCGTCGACCAACAACCGGCTGTTTTCGAACAGACCCGACCGCGCCCGCCAGGCCTGGGTGTCGGTAATCTCGTCGACCCGGCCGCCCAGCCGCCGAAAGGCCTCCAGATTAATTTTCGCATCGCCGCCGACGGCGGCGGCGGCAGCCAGCAGCAACACCCGCAGCCGGCGATAACCGGCCAGCAGCAGCACCCGAGCAACCACCAGGGCGTCGCCGCCGTTATTGCCCTTGCCGGCCAGCAGCAACACCTGATCGTCGAAACTTTGCAACCAGCCCGCCGCCTCAATCAGCCGCGCGGCGCCCCGACCGGCCTGCTCCATCAGGACCACTCCGGGAATGCCGATTTCATGAATCGCCCGTTCATCCAGGGCGCGCATGCGGGCGGCCGGCAGAAGCTTGATCGATCCGTCCATCATTGTTTCTCCGTTGTTACGGCAAAGGCTTCTCGCCCAGGCTTGCGGTTCAGAGGGGAAAAGGCCTCTCTTTTCGCCCCGCGACCGCGCTGAAAAATGGGGCGCAAGCCTGATCCCAGCGCCCCCTCACTGCGACGGGCCTGAGGGTTGTCGCAGGCGAGCCAACTCACGGGCCATGGTTTCCTTTACCTGCCGCCGCAGGCGGCGATGCCCCTCGGGCCCGGTAAAATCGGCCGGATCAACGGCCGGCAGAGCCCGCAGGCAAATGGTGGCCGGTCGCAGCAACCAGCGGCCCGGCGGCAGCAAACAATCCGTACCCACAAGACAGAGGGGAATCACCGGCAGCCCGAGTTTCAAGGCCAGTAAAAAAGCCCCGGAATAAAAACGCTGCAGTTCACCGTCCCGGCTGCGATGCCCCTCCGGAAAAAACAACAGCGAGCCGCCGGCGGCAACAATTTCCCGCGCCTGGACCAGGAGGTCGTCGAACGGCGCGCCTTCCACCTCCAGATAGCGACGAGCCAGGCGCACGCAAGCCGTATACCAGAAAAGCCGGCGAAAGGGCCAGCCGCGCACCGCGAAAGCAATATTGCTGTGCGGCTGCGCCGCCATGCAGTAGGTGTCAAAAAAGGAAAGATGATTGACCACGTACAGCACCGGCCCGGCCTCGGGCGCTGAGAAACCATCGACCTCAAAACGCACGAAGGGCGCGACCAGCAGCATCCAGCCGCGACCGTAAAACCAGATAGAATGGCGCACGATGCGCGCCCGTGACCAGCCCGTGACCGCCTTCCAGAGCAGCAGCAACAAGGGCGCGACCAACAACAGACCGCACAAGGTCCAGAGCGCCAACAGCGGGTAGACCCAGAGGTTCATTAAAACAACCCTCAGGCAGGAGGCGGGCGCGGTTTTCTCCCCGACCGCCGGCTCGAAAATACCGACGCGACTCAAGGAACCAAGGTTTCACTTTTCCGCTTGCGCGCGAGCACGAAACGATGAATATCACCCAGGGTCCGAATCTCGCGCAGGCCCTCTGCATCCCGAATCTTGATGCCGAAAGCGCCTTCCAGAACCACGACCATATCGACAATATCAAGGCTGTCGAGCCCAAGATCAGCGAAGATCTCGGCTGTGGGCCGCAGCGCCGCTTCCTCCAGTTCAAACTCCTCGGCCAGGGTTTGATTGACCAGAGAGATGATTTCCGTATCCGTCATGTTATCCCCAAAAATCCATTGATATCAATGCCGGCCGCCGCCCAGCACCAACGAGCAGTTGACTCCGCCCAAAGCAAAATTATCTTTCAAAGCCAGAACCGCATCATGTTTTTCCACCCTCTGCAGCAGATGAAGCCCGGCAAAACGGGCATCGATCTCCTCCAGATTACGCGTCGGCCAGAATTCACCCCGATTCAGCATCGCCACCGTGGCGATGGTTTCCAGTGCGCCGCTGGCCGCCAGGGTATGGCCGAGATGGCCTTTCAGACTGCTGATCGGCACTCGCGACCCGAAAATTTCAGCCAGCGCCGCGGCCTCGGCGAGATCGCCTTTTTCAGTGGCGGTCGCGTGCGCGTTGACATAGCCAATCGCCAACGCCGGCACTCCGGCATTGGCCAGCACCGCGCGAATACATTTCTGCATGGCCGCCGCACTGGGCTCGGCAATGCTGCCGGTTTCGGTCAGCGTGGCGAAACCCCGCAATTCGGCCAGAATTTCCGCCCCGCGCGCCTGAGCCGCCTCCCAGTCTTCCAGAACCAGAATCCCGGCGCCTTCACCGCAGACCACGCCGTCGCGGCAGCGGTCAAAAGGCCGGGAGGCGGCGGCGGGATTGTCATTATAACCAACGGAAGCGGCATTCATCAAATCAAAAGTGGCCGCCGCCAGCGAGTGAAACTCCTCGGCTCCGCCACAGACCATGACCTGCTGCAGGCCGCCGGCGATCATCTCGTATGCGTAGCCCAGGGACTGACAACCGGTGGCGCAGGCCGCCGCCGGAGCCAGCAGACGCCCGGTCAGACCGAAATATTGGGCCACGTTGGCAGCCGCCGAATGGTTCATGGTTTTAAAAAAGAGCGAGGTTTTCATGCGCGCGAAACTTTTATCGACCAGATAGTCGGCAAAAAAGCTTTCACTGGTTTCCAGACTGCTGATCGTACTCCCGATCGCGACCCCGCACTCGCCGTCGGCATAAAGACTTTCCGGCAGCCGCGCCTGGTCCAGGGCTTCCCGCGCGGCCAGCACCGCGAACAGCGACTGCCGTGACATGGAGCGCCGTTGGGCGCGAGCGATTTCCCGACCGTTAACGTCGGGCACCAGCGCCGCCAACTGCGTCCGCAGGCCGCCGTAAGCCGCCAGTCCGGGAACCGAGGTCACCGCGCTCTCGCCCGCGGCCAGGGCCTGAAGCAAGCGCGGCACACCGCGGCCAAACGGGGAAACCGCCCCCATTCCGGTAATCGCTACCCGTCGCATACCATCCTCTCACGCCACTCCCGCAGCCGCGCCTGGCCGACAACCTCGCCCACCGCCGGAAAAGCGGAAATCAGGGCCCCGAGTAAACCCGGCGCGGCGGTCGCCTGACCGGCCAGCAGGAGCCCGGCAAGCCTGGTCCGGGCGGCCGGGTTATATTGCCCAACCTGATGTCTGACGCCGTACAGCGACCCGGTGGCGGAAGCGTTGATCCGCCGCAGGGTGCGATTGGTGGCCACACAGGCAACCCTCAACCCGGAGCCCAGCTCCGGCAAAAGTTGCAGCAGACGTTCCCGCACCGCCTCTCCCAGCCGCTCCTTGCGGGCGGCGTAGGCGGTCTGACTTTCTGCCTCAGACCCGGCCGACCCGGGAAGAGTCGGCAACACCGCCGTGATGCCGCCCCGCAAGCCCGTCCCCGCAATCTCGGAGGCCATCAGATTGAGATACAGCAGGCGCCGACCGGGCGGCAGGGTAAAATCGAACAGCTTACCGCCGGACTCCGGCAAAAAAAAGTAATTCCGTCCCGGCAAACCGCTTCGGAACCCGGAAACGGTGGCGCCGGAAAGGTTTTTTTCGGCCCGCGCCGTGGCTTTTGCCGGAGACGGATGCAGAAAAACAATCTCGGCCCCGACCGATTCCCGCAGCTGCAAAAGCCGTTTGCGATAGGCCGGACGCCAGGCCGCGGCTGGCAGCAAGGGCAACAAGGCGCGCGGATGCAGGGTGGCGATCACTCCGGCGGCATCCAGCTCGACCCCGTTAGCGCAACGCACCCCGGTCAAGGCTCCGGCCGGGCTCAATTTGATGGCGCTGACCTGATGACGGCAGAACAGCTCGACCCCGCAGCCTCGCAGGGCGGCGACAAAAGCTTGCGCCAACCGCCGCCCCCCGCCTTTAAAACTATGCGCCGCCCC contains these protein-coding regions:
- a CDS encoding 1-acyl-sn-glycerol-3-phosphate acyltransferase: MNLWVYPLLALWTLCGLLLVAPLLLLLWKAVTGWSRARIVRHSIWFYGRGWMLLVAPFVRFEVDGFSAPEAGPVLYVVNHLSFFDTYCMAAQPHSNIAFAVRGWPFRRLFWYTACVRLARRYLEVEGAPFDDLLVQAREIVAAGGSLLFFPEGHRSRDGELQRFYSGAFLLALKLGLPVIPLCLVGTDCLLPPGRWLLRPATICLRALPAVDPADFTGPEGHRRLRRQVKETMARELARLRQPSGPSQ
- a CDS encoding acyl carrier protein, whose protein sequence is MTDTEIISLVNQTLAEEFELEEAALRPTAEIFADLGLDSLDIVDMVVVLEGAFGIKIRDAEGLREIRTLGDIHRFVLARKRKSETLVP
- a CDS encoding beta-ketoacyl-[acyl-carrier-protein] synthase family protein, whose amino-acid sequence is MRRVAITGMGAVSPFGRGVPRLLQALAAGESAVTSVPGLAAYGGLRTQLAALVPDVNGREIARAQRRSMSRQSLFAVLAAREALDQARLPESLYADGECGVAIGSTISSLETSESFFADYLVDKSFARMKTSLFFKTMNHSAAANVAQYFGLTGRLLAPAAACATGCQSLGYAYEMIAGGLQQVMVCGGAEEFHSLAAATFDLMNAASVGYNDNPAAASRPFDRCRDGVVCGEGAGILVLEDWEAAQARGAEILAELRGFATLTETGSIAEPSAAAMQKCIRAVLANAGVPALAIGYVNAHATATEKGDLAEAAALAEIFGSRVPISSLKGHLGHTLAASGALETIATVAMLNRGEFWPTRNLEEIDARFAGLHLLQRVEKHDAVLALKDNFALGGVNCSLVLGGGRH